The Geodermatophilaceae bacterium NBWT11 genome has a segment encoding these proteins:
- the prfB gene encoding peptide chain release factor 2 — MAADFSSRLDDLNGTLRSIETVLKLDDLRDEIRDLEQQSAAPDLWDDVETAQKLTSRLSYLQGDLRRVEDLRSRIDDVGVLWEMAAEEDDEATRAEAEREMEGLHKSIEELEVRTLLSGEYDAREALVTIRSEAGGVDAADFAEMLLRMYLRWAERKGYPTEVYDTSYAEEAGIKSATFAVKQPYAYGTLSVEQGTHRLVRISPFDNQGRRQTSFAGVEVLPVVEQTDHVDIPDNEIRVDVFRSSGPGGQSVNTTDSAVRMTHIPTGIVVSCQNEKSQIQNRAAALRVLQARLLVVRQREQKAEMDALKGEGSSWGNQMRSYVLHPYQMVKDLRTETESGNPSNVLDGDLDPFIEAGIRWRKEQEDAPAV, encoded by the coding sequence GTGGCCGCTGACTTCTCCTCCCGCCTGGACGACCTGAACGGGACGCTGCGGTCGATCGAGACCGTGCTCAAGCTCGACGACCTGCGCGACGAGATCCGTGACCTCGAACAGCAGTCCGCCGCCCCGGACCTCTGGGACGACGTCGAGACCGCCCAGAAGCTCACCTCGCGGCTGTCCTACCTGCAGGGCGACCTGCGCCGGGTCGAGGACCTCCGCAGCCGGATCGACGACGTCGGCGTGCTGTGGGAGATGGCGGCCGAGGAGGACGACGAGGCCACCCGCGCCGAGGCCGAGCGCGAGATGGAGGGCCTGCACAAGTCCATCGAGGAGCTCGAGGTCCGCACCCTGCTGTCCGGGGAGTACGACGCCCGCGAGGCCCTGGTGACCATCCGCTCGGAGGCCGGGGGCGTGGACGCCGCGGACTTCGCCGAGATGCTGCTGCGCATGTACCTGCGCTGGGCCGAGCGCAAGGGCTACCCGACCGAGGTCTACGACACCTCCTACGCCGAGGAGGCCGGCATCAAGTCGGCCACCTTCGCGGTCAAGCAGCCCTACGCCTACGGCACGCTCTCGGTCGAGCAGGGCACGCACCGCCTGGTGCGCATCTCGCCCTTCGACAACCAGGGACGACGACAGACCTCCTTCGCCGGTGTCGAGGTGCTCCCCGTCGTCGAGCAGACCGACCACGTGGACATCCCCGACAACGAGATCCGGGTCGACGTCTTCCGCTCCAGCGGCCCCGGTGGCCAGTCGGTCAACACCACCGACTCCGCCGTCCGGATGACCCACATCCCCACCGGCATCGTGGTGTCCTGCCAGAACGAGAAGTCCCAGATCCAGAACCGGGCCGCGGCGCTCCGGGTGCTGCAGGCGCGGCTGCTCGTCGTCCGCCAGCGGGAGCAGAAGGCCGAGATGGACGCCCTGAAGGGCGAGGGCAGCAGCTGGGGCAACCAGATGCGCTCCTACGTGCTGCACCCGTACCAGATGGTGAAGGACCTGCGCACCGAGACCGAGTCGGGCAACCCGTCCAACGTGCTCGACGGCGACCTCGACCCGTTCATCGAGGCCGGCATCCGCTGGCGCAAGGAGCAGGAGGACGCGCCCGCCGTCTGA